In Oryzias melastigma strain HK-1 linkage group LG10, ASM292280v2, whole genome shotgun sequence, the genomic window AACAAACCTAAACATCGAGAGAAGCTTTTCCAAACAAAATCCGTAAATATATAAACGCCAGTTATGGTACCGAAGAGCACAtacttttataaatatgaacatatttatatttaattaagaaCTTAAATGTATTCGAAACAAACCTCTCTCGTTCTCTCGCCTCCTTAGCCTCAGCTCATCCATGTTGTTTTGATGCCACCTTGACCTCCGGTGAATTATGTTTGGTCTCCACAttgtttaattcaaaaataataattataagcttagtaaaaaagaaaaaataacgaAATATGAAACCTAAGTTACTCAATTGATGAAGAACTGAAGCAGCAAGGTGTTCTAATCATAGACGTTCTTTTCAAAAACGTTCAAACTCTTCTtcttcacacaaaaacaaacagcccaCTTCTTTTTCGTTGGTGCGGCTTCATACTCCATCAAGGTGGCAGCACCACCTAGCGGTCAACCACAGAACTGCTCATTTAGGACATTTGACCTGCAAAATAAGCATACATTCCAATAAAATTGTTGCCATAGGCTATATTCACAATATAGGAGTTAACAGGATTTTGCTCATTTTAGTACAGTAGAAGGCAATAAGAATGCATGGTTAGCTGTTTGTTGCATAAATATTTGTAGTATATTGAAAACTATATAAATATGGTATGTATAAACGGCAATTAAATTGCAAGATTATTAATGCATAATACTTATGTGTACCATTTTTGGAGCgttttatattaattaaatcACACGGACCatatataaaaacaagacaccctatgacagactggagacctgtcccgTGACCACAGAGGGGATTCAGTGGCTTAAAAAACGTGGATtgaagtttagtttattttaaagcacaatGTGCATGAATGGATGAAGCAaatactaaatataaaaaatctcACCATAGATATAAATTAATAGTTTAATCAGCTTTCATACAACTTTTTACTGTCAATTCATGACATATACAAACAtaatttgtatttcattttttccagttttcattTAGAATTCTACTCCAACAAATCCCAGGTTGCCTGTATATGTACACGACTAAATTGATTGATTACCTTTTGTGGTTTCTGCTCCTGGATTTAGTTTATCTCTCTAATTTGACTTTTCATACATGAATATGTTAATATGGGGTCCTGTTTTAGCTTCTGTGTAACTTAGCTAGTTTTAATTCactgcatttgttttattatatagTTTGAGTGAAAAGTAAATtagcaaataatttaaaaaatcatgttgAATTGTGACCAATTTATGATCATGAACGACTATTGAAAAGGggattttttaaagcagattaCAGATTAAAACAATCTGCAAAAAACACCAAGCATTACCCtactttatttcagtttagGTTAATTTGCAGAGCTtcataatgttgacaaaatatttgtttttattttggccatCTTCAATTTCATAATCGGCAAACAATTAAGAATATGAgtataatgaaaaacaaaaaaagtttgaagaatACCTAAAAGAATGACATTAGTGACTCACACTTTTACTGCATTTCTCCTTCAAAGTCCTTGTTTAGGTCCAATTATTAACACATCTCCTCTCTAAATTATCTAgcaaactgaatattttttgtgcaattagtttattattttgggtTGTTCTCTTGTTAAACCTTCTTAAATGGAATCAGCCTGCAGAGGATGTAGCAAAGTAACACAATTACATGTTTGAAAGAGAACTGCAGTAATCCAAGACGGGCAATATCTGTAGAAAAACAAGGCAATACTTCCCaataaaatttagctaaaagtgtattaaaaatagaaaatctatattaaaaaaaataattttcctttatgtaaaaacatttacttacCATGGAAAGCAAACATAagcaataaaaaccaaaatattcattttaatagCTATAAAAACCCTTTACACTGAGCCCACAGACTCCAATCTGAGCAACCTCATAAACCAGCAGATCTTCTTGCTGTACGTCCACTAAAACCACAGGTACCATAGAAAACATCTGAcagaaaatgtacaatttaaaacatccaaaaaagttgattttaaaataaaaaagttcaatggTATATACAGGATCAAAACATGAGGATAAAAGGACAGTGGCATCATGGTTGCTCAGCAATAGGGACCTCTTGTTCACTGCtccttgattttcttttctgttaaagaacaaaaaacattaaattaaatcttaataataaacattacttttgtttacttgtttatttgtaatGCTTTTAGCTGTGACTGAACCAGATTGAGTTAGTTAGGATGTGTTTCTGTACCTTTTTGAGGGTGTTAACGGATGTTTGTGTATCTTCTGCTGCTGAAGGACTGTGGacctcctctttgtttttctctaaagaaataacaacaaaattaacaattaaaagtACACGTTCACGACAGAGGTGTTTTTGAActcacttttcttctttttttgaggAGTTGTCTCCAGGCTGGCAGCAGACGTTTCTTCTGAGATCATTTCTTTCACTTCTGATGTGTCGTCGTCTTCATTTGCTCGCTCTGACGTCTCATTatcagtgtgttttttaagcttttttggtttctttatcGTCTCTTCAGGAATCTCAGAGCTCTCGTTATCCTcacgtttcttcttctttgcctTCTTCTCTTTAACTACATGTTCTGggttttcctcattttcaaccgtcttgtttttctttttctttaacttcttcTCTTCAGAATTTCCAGCCTGATCTTCTAAATGTTCAGTAACTGGATTATCTGAGCTGATCTCAGTATTgactgctctttttttcttctttacttttttgctttgaaCATTTTGCTCTGTGTTTTCTAAAACCGGGGGATCTGAACTGATTTCTGCGTCAActaatttctttttcttcttcacttttttgttttcaacacaTTGCTCAGACTCACCATCGACTATGATTTCATTTTGTAAGCCCGGCTCAGCACTTTCGTTTATTTCTTCAGTGGGGTGTTCAGAATGTCCCTCGTTTTCaactctcttcttcttcttcttcttctttttgaccCTCTTTTCTTCCCCTTCATCAGCTAAAGGCtcgtttgtttcttttttcctctttttggttttcttttctttcaaactagactccaaaacattttcattcccagCCTTAACTGCTGTGAGATCATATTCAGTCTCTACATttgttactttacttttttcattttcctccacaGATTCTTTCTTGAGTCCTCCATCgctctcctgctcctttttttccttggtTTCACtcgattttccttttttctttgtcccGGGCTCTGCTGCGGTTTCTGCAGGTGTGTCCACCTTCTCTTCAGCTTGTTTGGATGGTGAAAGTGCATTAGCTCCGACCTCCTTCTCCTCCGCAGCAGCATCACAGATCTCCTTTTCCTTCAGTGTTTCAGAGGAGGACACACCTGCAGATTTTCTCTTCCTTGGTGTGCTTCTCTTCGTTGGTGTCACTGTGGTTTGTTCCTTCGTGTCCAGATTCTGATCACTGGGAGTGTTGGTTTTTGCCGGAGGCTTGGCTCTGGGTTTTCTGATTCTCTTATTCTTTGGTTTGGAGGAGTCCAAAGTGTTGATGAGCTCCATCTTGGCTAAATCAgcctctgcagaaaaacaaaaggaattttttttttttttttgtgacataaaGGTCTGAAAGTTTCTAAAGTAAAGCTTCTCGCACACAAAATGTTCCACTCCAGAACATTAACATGCTGTTTGGGCAGTCAATCTTTATTGTCATGACGATGTGTTTCCATCCAgaccttttcccttttttctgatGTCTCGATGAGGCTCGAGCCGGCAGCCTCCGCACGCGTTCTCTTtctgccggcatatcgagcgagtgagctccgccgcaGGAGCAAAACCGGAGATCTGTTCAGAGTGTGTCTCGCCTTCACCCCAAAGTAGCTGGATGAGCTGTGCAACCCAGCGAGTAAATGGAAAAGAtggaagttctggacaaaaacactcgctttggattaatattctacccactgatcgagtcactgaagaCGTCACGTGACCAAAGCTGAtatcctgattggcagatgtgaggcgatctgtcaaacttcagatatttaaatttcacTCGATTTGCGCCTCGTCACTCAAATTGAGCTGCTAGTAGACTTTTGCGTTGCGAACATCACTCAAATTGTGTCGCAGGACTTCAGACCGCCTCATGTCACATCTGTTGACTTAACGTTAAAACTGGCCACCTCCGCCGGGGAAAATCATGTTCAGTGCAAATGCACCTTAAGAGAGTACTTTTTTGAATCATtgtgcaaataaattctttaaaaatataatgtgatttcctggattactttttaaaattctgtgcCTCACAATTGAAGTgtttttatgattaattttacagaccaaactcatctttttaagtgggacaacttgcTGACACTCTTTTGGAGTAAATAAGAACCCTGACCTGTCATCTGCAGGACCAGCTTTTTCCACTTCTCTACATCCAGACTGCTGTCAGAGTCCGAACCCTTGTCACCGCCGGCTTCACCCACAGAGCCAGACTTTGATTTCTTTGAGAGGCTGCCATCTTTCGTAGCTTTTCCTtcacctttcttcttttttgctttaaccgtcttaaagaaaagataaagagcagagcagagatgaaatgaCAAACTCtaacagaactaaaaaaaaaaatacaataaaatgatgaaaactcaCCTTTTTTGCAGGACTGCCAGTCTTCTTTTGTGGTGAGGTTTTGTCTGGACAAATCAagacaattatatatatatatatattaattacaACACTACATTAAATGTGAGCCTAGATTACAAATTTTTCCCAAGTTTAGACATTATGAATTTTGACTTTACCTGGagctccttttttcttttttgaagtgGAGCGTTTGGCAGAGTTTGACTTCTTTTTGGACTTTCTAACAGGAGTGAAAACAGCAGTTTACATACACAGCTCAATTATTCACCGAACTTAAGAAATGTTGCTCACCTGAACCATGCTTTGTAGATGTCCAGTAAGGACACGGACGTATCTGTGTCctcctgaaaacaaaaatgcagtaGATGTTTGTCACTAAATCATATAGACTTATTGATGCAGCAAAGGCAGATGAAAAAGGATTTATGTTGAAATGAAACAGCACTATGACTTAATTTTGGGGGGGGGATTCTCTTATTGCATTGATGCTTTCTGTGCTGCAGATTAAACACTAATAAGACAGGAAATAAGATATGTGTCTTgtattatttttccttaaagaatTAAATTATGAAACTGATTTGCtctttatatgaaaaaaaagggataagattaaaatattggaattgtaaaagttttccagcaaatgaatttttattctttgtattaaaacatttttctcattttaattgTATTGGTGTGGTGAATGGGATTCAGCTGCTGTTGTGATTGGCTACATTACTTTATAAGCTGTTGTAAATCTGTGGGTTCCtgatatacacacacacatatatatatgtatatattacacattttggctatttttaatGGATTTGCTGCTAAGTTAATCACCACGAACTATTAGGTCTTACAACAATAGcaagaaacaaaatataaattaaaaaaatatgaagaacaGGAGAATTACACATTAATACACTCTGGTTATTTTTTAGAGGTTCAATATATTTTCAAgttaacaaaactttattgttattatttattttttacagttattgAGGTTTGGTTTTATATTAGTTTAAATTATTAGACAAATTAACAAGCTATGCTAAGCAACTCTTAGCTTTACAGCATCATTCAAGAACGAAAATAAATGTATCGAGTCTGCGGATCTAAAGTGTTAGGAAGCCTCTAAATGAGTGTTTGTATGGGTGTGCAGAGGGCTGACCTGTGGGCTGTGCCTCTGGAGCTCTTCTGCTGCTGAGCTGAAGCCATGCTCCTTCAGGTGTCGGTAGATCAGTCGCGTCAGTTCGTGCTTTGATGAACCCGCgtccattatttattcatttattgatttaaaactaACAACCATACGACTGACAAACGCTAAATTATTCTATAGCGACAGCAAATAATGCGTGTAAACCATAGCCACATGGCGACAGAAGTTTGGAAAATTGAAACCCCCACATTGAACTCCGACCTCATTATTGTATATCCGCTTAGCGCCCCAAAGCATTCTGGGAGATGACGTTATCTGGATCCAAtaatattcttttcttttcttctattgcttttcttttccttttttttgcttttatttgcttttttaaaaaataaatatttttcctctaagaatatatattttttcaagcaAACAACATTAGTTCTAATTTTCCCCACTGTAGCTTTCCTATGCAGCCTTGCTTGAAAAGcctttcaaatacattttaacacatcttaattattttttcgtttatttatttattcgtttatttatttatttatttatttgatattcACATAATACTTTttacaaattgaaaaatgtcatcAATCAAAACTACATTGATGTGCATTTGAAAGTGTCAAGAACTGGTGGCAAAGGATACATAATACAGAGCACCATGTTTGATGGGAAAAgcttaacatttaataaataagctcaaaacaatgaaaaaaaagagagaaaaacaagctCAGAACAAAGGACACAATCTTTACAGAGAGCCCTCACAAGTTACAGTCagcttacattttttactttgtgaatgctcgaatgttttaaataattctcTGCAAGTTGAACCACAAAATGAATTGATTTCTTGTAAATATTAAGGGatggattatgtttttttggatatttataCTGGtgttgtcttgaagttgagtcaggctttaaaatcttctttcttgAGATATGTGTAAAACTTGACTctatatgaatatatatttggaaataaaatatgtatcaCTAAggggatttaaatatttttttcttgtcactTAAATATTATTTCAGGTGTGTCAAttgtagattatttttttggccTCTTTTTAACAACTCATTTTATGAGATAAACACTAATCAAACCAATCAGACTAATCAAAGATCAGTTTTCTTTCTGTCATTGGTGTTCgaataaaatgtgtctttgcAGTGAGTCTGAGAGAGCCGGTGGCAGCGTCGAGGATCACTCCGGAGGAGAGCAAGCCGAGGTTCAAGGAGCTGAAAGAGTCTCATTCATCGGGAAAACCAGGAAAGGAAAGTAGTCTCTGTTCCAAACTCAGCAACATTGCTCAGTCTGACTAGGCTTGATTTCCCCATGTTGTGTTTTTCCCCAGAAAAGGAACCAACTGTTTAAACATCTCAAAGTATTAGAGATCCTCATTTGcaaaacatttgttcttcagttgtgtcacttttattttactagAATGTTAAATTTACTTCAAGCTTAGTTGTAACATGTTCAAAACTTAGTGGAAGGGACTAAAAGTAATGAGGTAATTGACTTCTGGAGCAGGAGAAAGAAAACTCTTAAGCATTTACCTTGGCGAGTTGGTGGTGAGGTGGTTTGCCTTTTCACCACACAAatagttcaaatcccagctggaactttctgtgtgggttttctctgggaacTCCGACGTCCTCCCTGTGATCTATGAAACGTGTTTTTGATAAATTGATGTCTCTAGATAGATTTATGGATTGGTAGCTGACCGGTTAGGTGTATACTCCTCCAGCTGCTTCTGAAGATGGATTTTCTCAGATTTGACTGCATGTGGAGGTAAAATGATGAAGATATTTGCACAGGTTACACACATACATGATTTGTTTGACAGGAAATAGACCTACTTTATATCGCAGGTGTTTAGGATCTCCTGCTCACTCAATGAGGTTTGTATGTCCTGCCAACACTGTCACATGGAAACTGCAGTAAAAGTAAGTTTTTACAAGGTCCTTGCACCTGTCCTCTCATGTAACTAACCTTCATCTCGTCGGTGTAGCTCCATAAGAGTCCAACCATTCATGCTTTCTGTCAGTCAGCCCCCTAGTTCAGAATTTGAGCCTACATCGTCTGTGAGCGCCAGCAAAGTAGAAAATGGAAGTTTAATTTcaaagacaaacatttgtttctccCGGATGTCTTGCAGCAAACTCTCTCGAAACTAAACATCTGTTATTAAACAACAAGGACAAAAGTTGCTTAAATTTAGCCTGTATAAAAACCAGATCCTTTCCTTAGCAACCTGGTTCTGCTCTCACCTGCACAGTTTCACTACTGTAAACCGTTTAGGTTTTAAGGCCTCTGTGCTGCCGTCTTTGGTTTACTTGCAGTTCTCCATTCTGCAGAAGCTGctcttttcccctttttctaACTCTGTGGGCTTAAACTGAGGATGTTTACCATTCATCTGTATTTAATGTGGACTTCCTTTTGGATGTCACCATCAGGGATATTGAATAAATAATCAGTGCCACACTTTTCTTGAATTTACAGGCTTTTTAACTGTCAAAATCTTATGATTAAACTGAATGAGAAAAACAGTGACATTGTTAAATGGAGTTTGGAGGCAAAAAGCTGCAGTTACATTAAAGGTTTAGGTTAGAGTTTGGGGCATATGAATGAAAGGAGGGCTTTCATTCAggcctatttaaaaaaagctgagcAAGGAGGGTTGGTAACATGCTGGAAGGGTTGATCAACAAGAGGGGTGCATTCATCACGAAGGAGAGCAGCTGTGTTCAATTGGAGAAACTCTAccttttgccaaaattataagatctgcttttaagactttattgtgtttcattaaaggggaaaattcaaatgtttttggtgAAGTGCTTGAAATTATGCATTTATTATGCATTTTACTGCAAGAAAcatcttttttcatgtttgatgaGTGTTGAAAGGTAACCATCTCTGAACGTGGAGGTTGGTCTTTTGGCAGCTGGCCTGGCAGAGGCTTCAGAAAGGCTGTGTGTGAAGCAAGAAGTGTCTTAGATCACGTCTGGTGATGGAGCCTGGAGGTGGGGGTGAGGACCGTCCGGCAAACATTTCTAAAGTCTTACTGACTCATGGCAGAGTTTCATTTCGGATGACCTACAATGTACCACTCTAATTACATGTAAAAAgattcaattttaaatttaaaaaatcatgctTTTGTGTTAACTTTTCCCACAATCCCTGCaaaaaaagagccaaaagagaaacatttaacAAGTAAAAGATGTTCACATTCGTTAAAGCTTGATTGCAGATGTAAGTTTATAAACACTCATCTACTGATAATCAGCTTTGCTTTGCTGTCAACACAAATCGAACAATaactcaaattttaaataatttaaattcttGGTAGTAGTATCAGAAGAAAacgttattatttttttttacctggaaCTTACCGGTCTTGCTCTATTTTGGATCACTCCGTCAATGAATCATGCTCTAACTGGAAGTAGACAGCTGTGGCTTACCAACATGTCAATCCAAAgggaataaatgttttattcttagCCAGACTCAAACAAAAATCTGCAGAAATAACCTCCTGGactgcatatttttttagtatttacgGACCTCTTAAACTCTACTCCAGGTGTATTATGATGGCACTTTCCATAAAAACTCTCAGTCCAGGTTTTTTGGTCGATGGTTGAATTTTTGTGGAATTATTTTGGCAGTGTGACATCCCATAAAAAGGTGGCAAAAGTGTCATTTAAATGTGTGATGTAAGATTTATTTGACAGACGTACCTGTGTTAGTGTGAGTAGTTTGCTTTGTGGTGCAGGATGTGAGTGGAGCTGTTGACCTGCTGCAAGTCAGCCAGCCCAGCAAAATACAGACGGCCATTACTCATAAATGTAGCTGCTTAAAGACtgatggatctttttttttttccttaaaaagccACACAAGTCGCCTCACATTAAAAACACTCTgtcctgagttttttttctagcttCTGAGCTGAGCTTCAATTTACGGTACTTTACAAATTTAAGGTAAACCAGGAATTATCGTGTAAACACTGACTGTTTCCTTCTTAAAGGTCCACTcttcttttgatccattttaaagtGGTCCTTtacttatgattatgctgtttttttgtcaaaataaaatttaaaaaagtgccattttcttggacatagttgcttaattttcttcaaatatttcctctatcatggaaaaaaaaccccaccaaaaacgcaatttttattggagtgactGTTTAACTTTGAACCagttttctgcaaaaatgaattaaaaacccAATGAtgcttgactttttttgttcacaaaaaaaTTGCTAGACATTTGAAAACGTTTGGAACACGACAAACACCCAAAACTTGAGCACAcgttcacatttttattaactctcCAGAATAATCCGGATTACTGTATGCTGTGGCTCACCTTTCAGTTTATCCTTTCAGGGGACACCACAGCGAAGTCGctgtttggcagagatttttactCCTGATAATCATCTGTACCTAAGCacctaagcaaaaaaaaaaatgttgttcattATATCTGAAGCCAACttttgtgtggatttttctAAAGAGCTTAATTAAACGTTAAAATCTGTTTCAAAAAGGATTTTGGCTTTGCTGATAAACGTGCTCCTTCTAAGAAAAATTCACAAACACAACGGTTTCAAACTTCAGGTGTACCTCGGTTATTTTTCTGCCTCTATTTTCTCAGCTTGACCTGTctcaaacctgcagctccattCCCCACATGCCTTTGCAACTACTTGGCACAAGTGCACGGCCACAGCACTGCGCCCTTCAGTGTGGGCCTCCTGATTCCTTTGGCTTCCCAGTAACCTGCATGACCACAGAGTTTAATATCAACATTTGCAAGGTGTTTACTgaactaaaacacacattttttaatgcagttGTGTGTCACCCCAGTAACCTTTAAGCACTTGaacaaattgtgtttaaatatttttttttcacatttacttttttttaatattccttGAAATGCCAAAGATAGCTTCAGAGCATCAGATCTTAAAGTAATTAGTTTGCTAGCCACTGATATAAAccttaactgttttttttttaagaaggtaTTACTTTTAGGCTGAGATAAACACAATCCCTGCCAAAAAATTAACTGTTGATAGAAAGaaaatttctttagttttatggTCATATTGCGACAGATTGGGGGGTGTTTTTTAATCCTTCTTTTCCTATGTGTCTCTATAACATAATGAATATTTGTGCAATAAGAATTATCAAATGGTATCATGCAGATCATTTTTATCCTGAAATATTGACTTATCTGCAGGTGGAAATGGGCATTTCTGCTAAACTGTGGCATAGCCTACAAGACACTTtctgattttgttattttattttatttttttaaataaataaataataataaaaaaatcaaaagtgtaGGTTGCTCTATAACTACGATATGCGAACAGTCTGCATTTATAGCCCTCActttaaaaggtgaaaaacatCATCCTAAAAGAGCAAGTTCTATTTTGAGAGTAGATAAAACGTTATCTTGAAAAATCATACAAATATTACATTCAGTTTTGGAATTTTATCacatctccagtgttttaattttttttctctgttttctgacTCAGtccattgaaaaaatatatttttattcaaccCAGACAGTAAAACACCACCATAAACTGTTGTGTgggcttttaaaaacatttcttttatggatcattttacaaagtaaggaaaaaaaatgcaggtgaAGTCTGTCAAAAGGGCAGCATGACCTGAACtgaagtccatccatccataatctGAACTCGGTGAGACTCCTTTTGAGTCaaagagttgctggagcctatcccagctactgttgggtgaaggtggtgTACACCCTGGACCGGTTCCTATCTGTTGCGTGGACACACAACCTCAGACacgctcacattcacacctaggggaaAAATTAGAGTCACCGAtcaacccatgaagcatgtttttggactttgggaggaagccggagtgtctggagaaaacccacacgtGTATGAGGTGAACATACAAACTTTACACAGAAAGATCCAAGCTTAGATTCCAACAGGACCTTCTTGTTGTGAGCGGTAACCAAAAATTTAGGGAAAGCTTTAGATTGCTGAACAGGGACTTctgttttgtgacttttttcaaaataacaataataaaaaaaacatagaaatccAGTTGTGCCTTGTGTAATTCTCTACAGAACTCCTCTCATTGCCAATAAAAGTGAAGCTCCATCATGTTGAAGGTTTACAGACTGGAGCAGTCATGAGCTCCAGTTGAAACAGAATGATTTTTCTCAATGACGTCCTCGTGGAGATGCTATCAGAGCTTGAGAAGTCTGCTGTGTCTCTCTCCTCACGTCTGCAGTCCTCATACAACAGCAGGTATAGTAGCGGAGTGTGTTGGAGTGCAGTGGAGGGAAGTGGGGAACAGTCTCAGTGATTGTGACTGTAGGGCCCCACAGCTGCCATGGGACTCCAAATCTCCCCTACAGTGCATGTTTTTGAGTGGGGAGCTTGTACTGTAGATCCTGTGTCAAATACGACCATTTAGATGGAAAAAATacctttacattttgttaagtTTCAGCGTGTCTCATTAATTTTAGATAAACATtcatgaaaaatgactaaaccattcagaaaaaaaattgtcacactaaatcaataaaaataaaagccagaaAATCTAAGTCAAACAAGCAATAGCATGATGTGGTAGAGTTCATATTTAGCCCAAGAGGTATTTCTGTAAGATGTAAGCCAACCATAAACATCAGGATGTTGTAGTAATGCTgctatgtgtgttttttagagGTGGGAGGGTGATGTTTTTTCAGCGAGCAACCAAGGCAGGAGGGTGGAGTAAATTGGACCACTGGGGAATGTGAAATGCTT contains:
- the LOC112153783 gene encoding nucleolar and coiled-body phosphoprotein 1, with translation MDAGSSKHELTRLIYRHLKEHGFSSAAEELQRHSPQEDTDTSVSLLDIYKAWFRKSKKKSNSAKRSTSKKKKGAPDKTSPQKKTGSPAKKTVKAKKKKGEGKATKDGSLSKKSKSGSVGEAGGDKGSDSDSSLDVEKWKKLVLQMTEADLAKMELINTLDSSKPKNKRIRKPRAKPPAKTNTPSDQNLDTKEQTTVTPTKRSTPRKRKSAGVSSSETLKEKEICDAAAEEKEVGANALSPSKQAEEKVDTPAETAAEPGTKKKGKSSETKEKKEQESDGGLKKESVEENEKSKVTNVETEYDLTAVKAGNENVLESSLKEKKTKKRKKETNEPLADEGEEKRVKKKKKKKKRVENEGHSEHPTEEINESAEPGLQNEIIVDGESEQCVENKKVKKKKKLVDAEISSDPPVLENTEQNVQSKKVKKKKRAVNTEISSDNPVTEHLEDQAGNSEEKKLKKKKNKTVENEENPEHVVKEKKAKKKKREDNESSEIPEETIKKPKKLKKHTDNETSERANEDDDTSEVKEMISEETSAASLETTPQKKKKKKNKEEVHSPSAAEDTQTSVNTLKKKRKSRSSEQEVPIAEQP